The sequence below is a genomic window from Streptococcus pantholopis.
AGAAATGGAGAAATAGATGATTAAAGTAATGGTTGTTGATGATCAGGAGCTGATTCGTGAATCACTTAAAATCATTTTATCAGCTTTTACAGACATTGAAGTTCTTGCAGCTGTGAATGACGGAGAAGATGTTTTGGAGGCGATTCATCATAATAAACCTGATGTTATTCTAATGGATATCAGAATGCCTAAAATGGATGGCGTTCTTTGTACAAAACTGGTCAAGGAGACCTACCCGGACATTAAAATTATTGTTTTGACAACTTTTGATGATGATGAGTTTATCTTCAGTGCCTTAAAATACGGAGCTTCCGGCTACATCCTGAAAGGGGTTTCGACAGAAGAACTTCATCAGGCGATTCAAACGGTTTATAATGGCGGTGCGATGATTAACCCTGATATTGCCACTAAGGTCTTTAAGCTTTTTTCACAAATGGCGCATTCTAATATCGATATCACTGTTGAGGAAAAACATGTGAAAGACATGAGCCGGACTGAGTGGCGGATTATTCAGCAGATAGGCTTTGGGCTGACAAATAAAGAAATCGCCACAAAACTTTTTTTATCGGAAGGGACGGTTCGCAACTATCTATCAATCATTTTATCTAAACTAAACCTGCGTGACCGTACACAATTAGCGCTTTGGTCTGTACAGACCGGTGTCACTATGAAGGATTTTGATCAAAATGACTAATATCATAAAACAACTTCCCCAGCGAAAATTTTGGCTTTCTTTGCTGCTGCTTGCTGTACTTGTCCTTCTGGCTGCTCTATATTTTTGGCAGAACAGGACAATTGTCATTCGTTTAGGTGTCTATTCCGGCAGCAGTTGGGATGTCCCTAATAATAAGGATAACCGGGTTATTGATTCAGCAGTTGCTGCTTTTGAAGCAGAGCACCCTAATGTCAAAGTGGTCTATGAGAGCGGCATCCCTAAGGATGATTATTCTTCTTGGCTGTCAGACAGTATGTTACAAGGAAAGCAGCCTGATCTTTTTATGGTGCCGGAAGATGATTTTAGTTTGCTATCTTCTGTTGGAGCTTTAAAAGATTTGTCTTCATTGATTCAGAGTGATTTAAATACGGCAGACTATTACAGTTCAGCTCTAAAAGCCGGACAGTATAACGGTCGGTATTATGCTTTGCCTTTTGAGACTAA
It includes:
- a CDS encoding response regulator transcription factor, producing the protein MIKVMVVDDQELIRESLKIILSAFTDIEVLAAVNDGEDVLEAIHHNKPDVILMDIRMPKMDGVLCTKLVKETYPDIKIIVLTTFDDDEFIFSALKYGASGYILKGVSTEELHQAIQTVYNGGAMINPDIATKVFKLFSQMAHSNIDITVEEKHVKDMSRTEWRIIQQIGFGLTNKEIATKLFLSEGTVRNYLSIILSKLNLRDRTQLALWSVQTGVTMKDFDQND